The sequence TTCACAATGAGCCGACGGATGATGATTTTAGGATTGGCGATCGGAGTCTTGCTGGGGATGGCAGGCTGTACCAGCACAACCATTGGCGGATCTTGGAAAGACCCCGAGTATCAGGGCGGCACACTGGACAAGGTTTTGGTCATCGGGATTGCCAAACAGGAAACGATGAAACGCCTGTATGAAGACACCTTTGTTGCCTCGCTGCACCAGCATAATATTACCGCTTCTCCCGGCCATAAAATCCTGTCACCCGATGAAAGCAACGACAAGGACCTGATTGTCCAGCGCGTCAAGGAGCTGGGGTTCAAAAATGTCCTGATCTCGCGGGTGGCCGCAAAGAAAAGCGTCGAATTTTTTCACCCCTCCACCACCACGATCATGGGGGATGCCAGTCTCCGTTACCTCTACTATCGGGACTACCCCTACTACAGCCACTACAACGACTACTATGACCGCAGCTACGCGACAATCATCCAATCCACGCCGGCCTACACCACGACGACCGACCTGGTCATTCTCGAAACCAATATCTATGAAACCACCAACGGAGAAATTATCTATTCTGTTCAGACCCGCTCGCTGATCGATTACGGCAATGAGAAAACGATCAAAGAAGTCGTCAAGATCATCATCGACAATCTCAAGACCAACAAATTGATCCAGTAGGCTGGTCGGAGTTCGTCGGATCAGACAAATTGCGGCGGGAAGCGGGGACGCTGACTGACAGGAGGGAGGGTTCAAGTAAAAGCAAGAAGCTGCATTGGGAGAACGCCGGAGTTTCGCGTCTCAACTGGCGGCTTGTCTCCCTTATTCTTTCAGGGGATCAAACTCAACCAGTCCCCCATATCTCAGGGGCTCAAGCAGCTTCTTGACTTTAGGAGTTGCCGTGGAGAACGCCAGTCTTTAGGCCGCGTCTCAGCTGGTCCAAAATCAGCAACCAGTCCCCCATATCTCAGGGGCTCAAGCAATCTTCCTGTTTCAAAGACTACCCCTTAAACAGAGGCTGTCAAGGATACAAAGCTAAAAAAGTGGTGGCCCCTCAGAAGAAACGAATCAGCAGAAAAAGCCCGATCATGGCGATACCGATGGCAAGCTTGCCGGCCACGCCGATGGCCAATCCCAGGACCGTCCCAAAACCGGCCCGACCGGCCTGATCCAGACTGCGCTGCAAGGAGAGTTCGCCCGCCACTGCCCCGAGAAACGGGCCAAGAAGAATACCCGGTATGCCGAAAAATAGTCCGACTATCCCACCGATCACAGCCCCCATCATGGCACGATTCGATCCGCCGTACTTTTTAACTCCCAGGACCGAGGCGACGACTTCCACGACATAAGTCAGTGCTGCCAGGCCGGCCAGTAACAGTAAAGTCCAGATCCCGACATAATGAAAGTCCTCCGCCCAGGCAGCAAAGAACAAGCCGAGAAACAAAAGCGGTGCTCCCGGCAGGACCGGCAACAGCAGACCGGCCAAGCCACTGATCGCCAGAATGATGCCGATGATCCAGAGGATTAGCGATGCATCCGTCATTCTCCGTCCCTATTGTTTTCGCTAGGAGTGATAAGGCCAGAGGGGATTTGCCCCTCGCAGGGGATCCTGACCTGACACAAGCCACAGGGGGTTGCGCCGGTGCCGTAGGTCGCCGTGGCATAAGGGGCGGTCACCTCGCGAATATATTGGTGACAAGCCAGCTTGTCGTGACCGCCTGCCGTACTGATGGCGCCGGCCGGACAGCGCGGGGCGCAGGCGCCACAGGTGCCTTTGGCATACCAAAGGCACCAGGCGTGATGGTCATCACCATAGGGTCGGGGCGTCACCGGCAGATCGATGCGGACCACCACCGAACCGAAGCGGACCGCCTTGCCCCAACGGGTAATCAGGCCGTCGGAAAGGCCGAAGGTTCCCAGTCCGGCAACAAAGGCCGTATGGCGCTCCGACCAATTAGAAGCAAGCCCGTACAGCCGGGACCGGCGGTAGTCGAAGCCGGGGAGA is a genomic window of Deltaproteobacteria bacterium HGW-Deltaproteobacteria-4 containing:
- a CDS encoding DUF456 domain-containing protein, which produces MTDASLILWIIGIILAISGLAGLLLPVLPGAPLLFLGLFFAAWAEDFHYVGIWTLLLLAGLAALTYVVEVVASVLGVKKYGGSNRAMMGAVIGGIVGLFFGIPGILLGPFLGAVAGELSLQRSLDQAGRAGFGTVLGLAIGVAGKLAIGIAMIGLFLLIRFF
- a CDS encoding 4Fe-4S ferredoxin; translated protein: MKALITVPLAWVETIIRDFWESAPGNRLTPDSSEKAWDKPHLAIAGGDDPFFPRLKEMIGPFLWTPAEAFSLAFPTLETPPSALRVISYVLPQTLSTRIDQRQEKSLPAERWARSRFYGEQFNCELRQHLAATLTAAGFPAVAPERLPGFDYRRSRLYGLASNWSERHTAFVAGLGTFGLSDGLITRWGKAVRFGSVVVRIDLPVTPRPYGDDHHAWCLWYAKGTCGACAPRCPAGAISTAGGHDKLACHQYIREVTAPYATATYGTGATPCGLCQVRIPCEGQIPSGLITPSENNRDGE